From the Cyanobacteriota bacterium genome, one window contains:
- a CDS encoding M23 family metallopeptidase produces the protein MTWIAVLLATVVAIVLSRPAQGLQFTITPLAPRLGDTISVILQPAHTPTVTPTVTIDQTTYPTFPIGGNRFRALVPSSPLDKPRVLRLVVTDGIDTRNIALQLKARSFPVQHIWLPPGKSDLGTDYEFDRVAIFKQLVTPDKFWNGKLLRPSSGPITAGYGIRRYYNGVFAHDYYHRGVDYGAGAGSPVVSPAAGRVALVGYESQGFEVHGNTVGVDHGQGVTSIFLHLNSIRVKEGDFVQPGQVIGTIGSTGAVTGPHLHWGLYVNGVSIDPAPWRDRGFE, from the coding sequence ATGACTTGGATAGCAGTACTGCTAGCAACAGTGGTCGCTATAGTACTAAGTCGTCCTGCCCAAGGGTTGCAATTTACAATTACACCACTTGCTCCTCGCTTAGGAGATACAATCTCGGTGATTCTACAGCCAGCTCACACGCCTACGGTAACACCAACCGTAACGATCGACCAAACGACCTATCCTACCTTCCCCATCGGCGGCAATCGGTTTCGCGCCCTTGTTCCTTCTAGCCCTCTAGATAAACCACGAGTTTTGCGACTGGTCGTTACTGATGGCATAGACACTCGCAACATTGCGCTGCAACTAAAGGCACGATCGTTCCCTGTGCAGCATATCTGGTTGCCTCCTGGCAAGAGTGACTTGGGGACTGATTATGAGTTCGATCGCGTAGCTATATTCAAGCAACTTGTGACCCCAGACAAATTCTGGAATGGCAAACTGTTACGCCCTAGCAGTGGCCCAATTACGGCTGGCTATGGCATTCGTCGTTACTATAATGGCGTGTTTGCTCATGACTATTACCACCGAGGCGTAGACTATGGAGCAGGTGCTGGTTCGCCAGTTGTGTCTCCCGCTGCTGGACGGGTGGCGTTAGTTGGCTATGAGTCTCAGGGATTTGAAGTCCACGGTAACACTGTTGGTGTAGATCATGGCCAGGGTGTAACTAGTATTTTCTTACACTTGAATAGCATTCGGGTTAAGGAAGGAGACTTTGTGCAACCTGGACAGGTCATTGGCACGATCGGGTCAACAGGTGCTGTGACAGGGCCTCACTTGCACTGGGGATTGTATGTCAACGGGGTTAGCATAGACCCAGCCCCATGGCGCGATCGTGGGTTTGAGTGA
- a CDS encoding M20 family metallopeptidase, translating into MLSTLPSSIMSDLAHIRLEIRALQPQLVTWRRHLHQFPELGFREQMTAEYITRQLEAWGLDYKAGIAQTGIVATIAGTQPGKVLAIRADMDALPIHEENEVPYRSQHEGKMHACGHDGHVAIALGTAYYLARHRQDFRGTVKIIFQPAEEGPGGAKPMIEAGVLRNPDVDAIIGLHLWNVLPLGTVGVRAGALMAAVELFRCTIQGKGGHGAMPHQTVDSIVVAAQIVNALQTIVARNVDPIDAAVVTVGELHAGTAENVIADSAFMRGTVRYFNPALQGFFHQRIEQVIRGICDSHGATYHLDYWGLYPPVINDAGMAALVRSVAETVVETPAGIVPECQTMGGEDMSFFLQEVPGCYFFLGSANPNKNLAYPHHHPRFDFDETALGMGVEIFVRCAEKFLV; encoded by the coding sequence ATGCTATCAACATTGCCTAGCTCAATCATGTCTGATCTAGCCCATATCCGGCTGGAAATTCGTGCCTTGCAACCTCAGTTAGTGACTTGGCGCAGACACTTACATCAGTTTCCAGAGCTAGGGTTTCGGGAGCAGATGACGGCTGAGTATATCACTCGACAGCTAGAGGCTTGGGGTCTTGATTACAAGGCGGGGATTGCCCAGACTGGCATTGTAGCAACGATCGCTGGCACACAGCCCGGCAAGGTATTGGCAATTCGAGCAGATATGGATGCACTGCCCATTCATGAAGAAAATGAAGTGCCCTATCGGTCACAACATGAGGGCAAAATGCACGCTTGTGGACATGACGGGCATGTCGCGATCGCCCTCGGAACTGCCTACTACCTAGCGCGCCATCGGCAAGATTTTCGAGGCACGGTCAAGATCATCTTTCAACCTGCTGAAGAAGGACCTGGAGGTGCTAAGCCCATGATTGAGGCTGGGGTGTTACGAAACCCAGACGTGGATGCCATTATTGGCTTGCATCTATGGAATGTTTTACCGTTGGGCACAGTGGGCGTTCGAGCAGGGGCACTGATGGCAGCCGTAGAACTGTTTCGGTGTACTATTCAAGGCAAAGGAGGGCACGGAGCCATGCCCCACCAGACAGTAGATTCCATTGTGGTTGCAGCCCAGATTGTCAATGCTTTACAGACGATTGTAGCTCGTAATGTTGACCCAATTGATGCAGCCGTAGTGACCGTGGGAGAGTTACATGCTGGCACTGCTGAGAATGTGATTGCTGACAGTGCCTTCATGCGAGGGACAGTTCGCTATTTCAACCCAGCGTTGCAGGGATTTTTCCACCAGCGGATTGAGCAAGTGATTCGGGGCATTTGTGATAGCCATGGTGCAACCTACCACTTGGACTATTGGGGGCTATATCCACCCGTGATTAACGATGCAGGGATGGCAGCGTTGGTGCGATCAGTAGCAGAAACGGTTGTTGAGACTCCTGCGGGCATTGTGCCTGAATGTCAAACCATGGGCGGTGAAGACATGTCCTTCTTCCTTCAAGAAGTGCCAGGTTGCTATTTCTTTCTAGGTTCTGCCAACCCCAACAAAAATCTAGCCTACCCTCACCATCATCCTCGATTTGACTTTGATGAAACTGCCCTGGGGATGGGTGTTGAAATCTTTGTGCGCTGTGCAGAAAAATTTTTAGTGTAG
- a CDS encoding DUF4278 domain-containing protein, whose product MKLTYRGLNYDCNESASVEMSGAALTGKYRGHAVTFRNVKKSPVQEQTHELTYRGIHFNG is encoded by the coding sequence ATGAAACTCACCTATCGTGGCCTGAACTATGACTGCAACGAGTCAGCTTCCGTAGAAATGAGCGGTGCTGCATTGACTGGTAAGTATCGTGGTCATGCTGTCACGTTTCGTAATGTTAAGAAGTCTCCTGTTCAGGAGCAAACCCACGAGCTGACCTATCGTGGTATTCACTTCAATGGCTAA